In Treponema denticola, one genomic interval encodes:
- a CDS encoding MBL fold metallo-hydrolase: MNNTKKENKLRIAFMGAINCVSGSCTLLEYSNSEKGICNYYLVDCGEYQETNQNYTCNKKRVLSLAKKVKAVFLTHAHADHIGLLPDLIENGFKGKIYCTKATMDLTKIMLEDALHIKEQENSNIKQFINQMNFDPIDERPGFLFGNAKNPISIDDGLCMYPLRTGHILGSCSFTFTWIKENSKHPENNKYEHWEAICFSGDVSPCDELSVKNGDAQSILLKDFATPYYSESNRYIVLESTYGDRVRNKKNLFLKKIYKLWSIINKTKKEGGKVLIPAFVLNRMQEILTDLYYIKNKPMQFTRESFIEENLTEEEWLSYFDLVEQNITFSEQNQEFQDALYLKEFPQPDRIKNYITYTDGAPFNSIPEHAQIGIINILNALYKRFYSGMYINYGYYSSLTDEVNQIYQKNLFDCAMNKNKEIKYNYISPQFFKTFLPQITETEKKLEEGKKLINDILSNDYSHSRLSPIGPDEKLDTFFYRNDVCLFSNNFLNSENINKLVEFLKDEKNTLVLTGYQGEGTNGALLKKLGQGVYNEQDLFNIKLNNTEMRLYEVKCKIEDMSAFYSGHADQEQLVEYVHGFNNTRGTQNIFPATVFLNHGTQTQREALKKAIEEKNNGSHKIKAVLPESFKWINLNTGGSEEFADIEIENKHSGTSYKTKITVKDTIDIFYPETLDPRLLAKIINAVNTILD; encoded by the coding sequence ATGAATAACACAAAAAAAGAAAACAAACTGAGAATTGCATTTATGGGAGCAATCAACTGCGTATCAGGCTCCTGCACCTTGCTGGAATATAGTAATTCAGAAAAAGGCATTTGCAATTATTATCTGGTAGATTGCGGAGAATACCAAGAAACAAATCAAAATTATACCTGTAACAAAAAAAGAGTCCTTTCCTTAGCAAAAAAGGTTAAAGCAGTCTTTTTAACTCATGCTCATGCCGATCATATAGGGCTCTTACCCGATCTAATTGAAAACGGATTTAAAGGAAAGATTTACTGTACTAAAGCAACAATGGATCTGACTAAGATTATGCTTGAAGATGCTCTACATATAAAAGAACAAGAAAATAGCAACATAAAACAATTCATAAACCAAATGAATTTTGATCCGATAGATGAAAGGCCCGGATTTTTGTTCGGTAATGCAAAAAATCCTATATCCATTGATGATGGTTTATGTATGTATCCGCTCAGAACAGGACATATACTCGGCTCTTGCTCATTTACGTTTACATGGATTAAAGAAAATTCTAAGCATCCCGAAAACAATAAGTATGAACATTGGGAAGCAATTTGTTTTTCGGGTGATGTCAGTCCATGCGATGAGCTTTCAGTAAAAAACGGAGATGCTCAAAGTATATTGCTAAAAGATTTTGCAACACCTTATTACAGTGAATCAAACCGCTATATTGTTTTAGAATCAACATACGGAGACAGGGTCCGCAATAAAAAAAATCTTTTTCTTAAAAAGATTTATAAGCTTTGGAGCATCATAAATAAAACAAAAAAAGAGGGCGGGAAAGTTTTAATTCCTGCATTTGTTTTAAACAGAATGCAAGAAATTTTAACGGATTTATATTACATCAAAAATAAGCCGATGCAGTTTACACGAGAGAGTTTTATCGAAGAAAACCTAACAGAAGAAGAATGGCTGAGCTATTTTGATTTAGTTGAACAAAATATTACTTTTTCTGAACAAAATCAGGAATTTCAGGATGCATTATATTTAAAAGAATTTCCACAGCCTGATAGGATAAAAAACTATATCACATATACTGACGGCGCACCTTTTAACAGCATACCTGAGCATGCTCAAATCGGAATAATTAATATATTAAATGCCCTGTATAAAAGATTTTATAGCGGCATGTATATCAATTACGGCTATTATTCGTCCTTAACCGATGAAGTAAATCAGATTTATCAAAAAAATCTCTTTGACTGTGCTATGAATAAAAACAAAGAGATAAAATATAACTATATCTCACCTCAATTTTTTAAAACTTTTTTACCTCAAATTACAGAAACGGAAAAAAAATTAGAGGAAGGCAAAAAACTCATTAATGATATTTTATCTAATGATTATTCACACTCACGATTATCCCCAATAGGGCCGGATGAAAAACTTGATACATTCTTTTATCGTAATGATGTCTGTTTATTTTCAAATAATTTTTTAAATAGCGAAAATATAAATAAATTAGTTGAATTTCTAAAAGATGAGAAAAACACGCTTGTTTTAACCGGTTATCAAGGTGAAGGAACAAATGGGGCTTTGCTTAAAAAATTAGGACAAGGAGTATATAACGAGCAGGATTTATTTAACATAAAATTAAACAATACTGAGATGCGTTTGTATGAAGTAAAGTGTAAAATAGAAGACATGTCGGCATTCTATTCGGGGCATGCAGACCAAGAACAGCTCGTTGAATACGTTCACGGGTTCAATAATACACGTGGAACACAAAATATCTTTCCCGCAACAGTATTTTTAAATCACGGAACACAAACACAGAGAGAAGCATTAAAAAAAGCTATCGAAGAAAAAAATAATGGTTCTCATAAAATTAAGGCCGTACTACCCGAATCTTTTAAATGGATTAACTTAAATACCGGCGGATCTGAAGAATTTGCCGATATTGAAATTGAGAATAAACATTCGGGAACTTCTTATAAAACTAAAATAACGGTTAAAGACACCATAGACATTTTTTATCCTGAAACGCTTGATCCGAGGCTTTTAGCAAAAATTATAAATGCCGTTAACACTATATTAGATTAA
- a CDS encoding heavy metal translocating P-type ATPase, translating into MSKKIKFNITGMTCSACSSHVQRAVEKLEGAAEVQVNLLTNSMSVNYDETFLSTDKIIEAVEKAGYGASLADSLKNSSSNKNSADDKTSGPRSFQNDAAKLERDKIKKRLLLSLVFMIPLFYVSMGHMASLPIPHFLHGIENALIFSFTQFLLALPVLIINKKFFTGGFKAFLNKAPNMDSLVAVGSGAALIYGIFAIYKMAYGMGHGDMETVRLFAGDLYFESAAMILTLVTLGKFLEANAKGKTSQAITKLMNLKPKTALVIRNGNEDEIPVEEIVKGDLILIKPGFSIPVDGIIVKGNSSVDEAAITGESLPVEKTAGDKVVSASINLSGTFTFKAERVGDDTTLSQIIALVEEASASKAPVSKLADKISNYFVPAVIAIAVITLFIWLIAGEGFEFALSRAISVLVISCPCALGLATPTAIMAGTGKGARLGILIRSAEALETAHKTSTVVLDKTGTITQGRPDVIAIKKTETFSEDEVLSFAYSLEVLSEHPLANAVIKRAKEKNLEALKIKDFRAEHGFGISGIEEASGLKIFAGNEKLFQKNNIEISHARAEIDALAEKGATPLLIGVSGGTGGSSSETDTGAKLIGIIAVADKIKEGSIESIAEFKAMGIKTIMLTGDNKKTANAIKAQTGVDDFAAELLPQNKKNEIEKLHQAGLKTAMIGDGINDAPALMTADVGIAIGNGTDIAIESADIILMNDNLQTAVDSIQLSRAVMRNIKENLFWALFYNSLCIPLAAGAFYPLFGIVLSPMIAAAAMSLSSVSVVSNALRLNYFKPKRKYKISRDAGSVSSSSAESESSCTVNTEFCAADKNKIKEKELMNTVLKVNGMQCQHCVSHVKEALTKISGVSAEIDLGAKTATITHPETVSVSDLKKAIEDAGYTVE; encoded by the coding sequence ATGAGTAAAAAAATAAAGTTCAATATTACGGGAATGACTTGCTCGGCTTGTTCTTCCCATGTTCAAAGGGCTGTCGAAAAACTTGAAGGAGCTGCCGAGGTACAGGTAAATCTTTTAACCAACAGCATGAGCGTCAATTACGATGAGACTTTCCTTAGTACGGATAAGATTATAGAGGCGGTTGAAAAAGCCGGATACGGAGCCTCGCTTGCCGATAGTTTAAAAAACTCTTCTTCAAATAAAAACTCGGCTGACGACAAGACTTCCGGTCCTCGCTCATTTCAAAACGATGCCGCCAAACTTGAAAGAGATAAGATAAAAAAAAGGCTGCTCTTATCTTTAGTCTTTATGATTCCTCTTTTTTATGTATCGATGGGGCACATGGCCTCTCTTCCGATTCCTCATTTTTTGCACGGAATAGAAAATGCTCTTATTTTTAGTTTTACTCAATTTCTGCTTGCTCTTCCCGTGCTGATTATAAATAAAAAATTCTTTACAGGGGGCTTTAAGGCTTTTTTAAACAAGGCACCCAATATGGACTCCCTCGTTGCGGTCGGTTCCGGTGCAGCCCTTATTTACGGCATCTTTGCTATTTATAAGATGGCCTACGGAATGGGGCACGGAGATATGGAAACGGTAAGGCTTTTTGCCGGAGACCTTTACTTTGAATCCGCTGCGATGATTTTAACCCTCGTAACCTTGGGGAAATTCCTTGAAGCCAATGCAAAGGGAAAAACTTCTCAAGCAATTACAAAGCTGATGAATCTTAAACCTAAAACCGCCCTTGTTATAAGGAACGGTAATGAAGATGAAATTCCGGTTGAAGAAATTGTAAAGGGAGATTTGATTTTAATCAAGCCCGGTTTTTCCATTCCAGTTGACGGTATTATAGTGAAAGGAAATTCTTCGGTAGATGAGGCGGCAATTACGGGCGAGAGCCTCCCTGTCGAAAAAACCGCAGGAGACAAGGTAGTAAGCGCCTCCATAAACTTATCGGGAACCTTTACCTTTAAGGCTGAAAGAGTAGGCGATGATACAACCCTTTCCCAGATAATTGCTCTTGTAGAAGAAGCCTCGGCCTCGAAGGCTCCCGTTTCTAAACTCGCAGATAAGATAAGCAACTACTTTGTGCCTGCGGTCATAGCTATTGCGGTGATTACGCTTTTTATCTGGCTGATTGCAGGCGAAGGCTTTGAATTCGCTCTTTCCAGAGCGATTTCGGTACTTGTAATTTCCTGCCCCTGTGCCCTAGGCCTTGCAACGCCTACAGCCATTATGGCCGGAACAGGCAAGGGTGCTCGGCTGGGTATCTTAATCCGCTCTGCAGAAGCTCTTGAAACGGCTCATAAAACAAGCACCGTAGTCTTGGATAAGACCGGTACAATAACCCAGGGCCGCCCCGATGTAATCGCAATTAAAAAAACCGAAACCTTTAGCGAGGACGAAGTCTTAAGCTTTGCCTATAGTCTTGAAGTGCTTTCCGAGCACCCCCTTGCAAATGCCGTTATAAAACGGGCAAAGGAAAAAAACTTAGAAGCTTTAAAAATTAAAGACTTTAGGGCTGAACACGGTTTCGGGATTTCGGGTATTGAAGAAGCTTCGGGTCTAAAAATCTTTGCAGGAAATGAAAAGCTCTTCCAAAAAAACAATATCGAAATTTCTCATGCCAGGGCCGAAATTGATGCCCTTGCGGAAAAGGGAGCGACACCTCTTTTGATTGGCGTAAGCGGCGGTACAGGCGGAAGCTCTTCGGAAACCGATACGGGTGCAAAGCTCATAGGAATTATAGCTGTTGCCGACAAAATTAAGGAAGGCAGCATTGAGTCAATAGCCGAATTTAAGGCTATGGGCATAAAGACCATAATGCTTACGGGCGACAACAAAAAAACTGCAAATGCCATAAAGGCTCAGACGGGAGTAGATGATTTTGCGGCCGAGCTCTTGCCTCAAAACAAAAAGAACGAAATCGAAAAATTGCACCAAGCCGGTCTTAAAACGGCTATGATAGGCGACGGCATAAACGATGCCCCAGCCCTTATGACTGCCGATGTGGGCATAGCCATAGGAAACGGAACCGATATAGCTATTGAAAGTGCCGATATTATTTTGATGAACGATAATTTACAAACGGCTGTAGATTCTATTCAGTTAAGCCGTGCCGTTATGCGGAATATAAAAGAAAATCTTTTTTGGGCTCTCTTTTATAATTCTCTTTGTATACCCTTGGCGGCAGGAGCTTTTTACCCTCTTTTCGGAATTGTTTTAAGCCCGATGATTGCCGCAGCTGCCATGAGTTTAAGCTCGGTATCTGTTGTAAGCAATGCCTTGCGCTTAAATTATTTTAAGCCCAAAAGAAAATATAAAATAAGCCGTGATGCAGGTTCCGTATCAAGCAGCTCAGCTGAATCTGAGTCAAGCTGTACTGTAAACACAGAATTTTGCGCAGCGGATAAAAATAAAATTAAGGAGAAAGAACTTATGAATACGGTATTAAAGGTAAACGGCATGCAGTGCCAACATTGTGTTTCCCATGTTAAGGAAGCTTTGACAAAGATTTCGGGTGTTTCAGCCGAAATAGACCTAGGTGCAAAAACCGCAACTATCACTCATCCCGAAACTGTTTCAGTGTCAGATCTAAAAAAAGCTATTGAAGATGCGGGTTATACGGTAGAATAG